In Yarrowia lipolytica chromosome 1F, complete sequence, a genomic segment contains:
- a CDS encoding uncharacterized protein (Compare to YALI0F00968g, some similarities with KLLA0E11957g Kluyveromyces lactis): MKATSSTGSKKRMASQNQRVAWSARTEERIRIWLAMLAANIVKFPHAFILWPSSVSFTLAYPYIILLVSLCIPTVSVSDVGAANTSSAALRVQQTIFATDNSVFGPEFMGSIAPILDTLHPQLDSYYDNVTDSIDLGRIQTSHLLSYRDLPQLPQPPKLPLPLDPTLETLLETLFYHPRVRNGQLVDAEGLILTLVERVDGETVDNTPAQTTWRRILNSPSHRRQLTPTRHRVQRLSEPFGKSLLGLLYESQRSVSHRLGEITLFAAYLLLFVYIILSLSNITSVRSRFGLFVSFCVQCALSVLSACTIISLFVPAFVPRSTHCFVLFPFSVVVIGTGNMFRLVNAVSRTPEENHPFTRLKTALLASAPLTIKQVAVDVSIFVLASAASYSHFPQASMVFLASALAVLIDLTLHFTYFLSVLSVDVRRVELEDLISTELPIDRFENSSGEDGRRLKLHQRAFVYLHPSFHNIKLPYTTQTTTAVFIVLYIAAILVGLPPSRYGVDSVALFTPSMVKSVVSQSVDVISPLIVRKYGSSATAAFLYSDGDVLSYLPSVRISFALEFIASLTFILSLTGIILKVILPPEPDAIDEVPVSENQFFAKDLIGYHMLDILQIYTQGSHVLTVSMDRKVFLWNAVSAGSHRGTLVDKPVSIPVHRKYWPLHSCELNTSHQLVAMFSKSHSTVIVFNYRIGQVVTCLESPLFRHKPVLAFFRNTDLLVVTSCGYLVVVHTSDVDAGTISATRVPVDMLTKSITAGPGPVPDQLHLDHHTIIWASRINTPRMMERIVMASASNKIFIVSPMRKKWIFRVLDLQEIGSHHSAPGPGGPMGMGRFAGVHMMTGGGAAASRQFQLPSDMVELVALPQLNMVLIGINLEVLLVDLQTGTVVKRMHVGHYKRGTLRAFHSNPIHCRFCGSTSIESISVAYSDYETLGLVICHTVTLDSRSKSNICLRVERDPREIRCLSFEASQEKQHWMSNVEGWETTGINMIMGVSRKQQPNEADTGEIISYSDPVRDTSLFGTSASPYQTPDSVYSRLNAMSSHNKRQLSSVIEKRPPLAVTWEGWIMSASGKVSYYDIPETSLINQTKNKQQQSDSGDCSQTVPGVGLATHLPMGRLLIGSVGPVTRYGTKSIAVVFGNIIKILYFGNEESFVDELTPNETASMPGTPLLAPKKWRRVSMNSVNTMN; this comes from the coding sequence ATGAAGgcaacttcttcaacagGGTCGAAAAAACGCATGGCCAGCCAAAACCAAAGGGTGGCGTGGTCCGCCCGGACCGAAGAGCGCATCCGCATATGGTTGGCGATGCTGGCGgccaacattgtcaagtTCCCGCACGCCTTCATTCTGTGgccctcctcggtctcctTCACCCTGGCGTACCCCTACATCATTCTGCTGGTGTCGCTGTGCATCCCCACCGTGTCGGTGAGCGATGTGGGCGCGGCTAACACTTCCAGCGCAGCGCTCCGGGTACAGCAGACGATATTTGCGACCGACAACTCGGTGTTCGGACCAGAGTTCATGGGCTCTATTGCCCCCATTCTCGACACGCTGCACCCACAGCTGGACAGCTACTACGACAATGTCACCGACAGCATCGACCTGGGCCGCATCCAGACCTCGCATCTGCTGTCGTACCGTGATCTACCCCAGCTGCCCCAGCCGCCCAAGCTGCCGCTGCCGTTGGATCCTACTCTGGAGACCCTTCTCGAGACGCTCTTCTACCACCCCAGGGTGCGCAACGGCCAGTTGGTGGACGCTGAGGGGCTTATTCTCACGCTGGTGGAGCGTGTAGACGGAGAGACTGTTGATAACACACCCGCACAGACTACGTGGCGCCGGATTCTCAACAGCCCATCACACCGACGACAACTCACCCCCACACGACACAGGGTCCAGCGGCTATCGGAGCCGTTCGGCAAGTCGCTGCTAGGACTGCTGTACGAGTCGCAGCGGTCCGTGTCGCACCGGCTCGGCGAAATCACGCTTTTCGCGGCCtacctgctgctgtttgtaTACATCATTCTGTCGCTGTCAAACATCACATCGGTGCGGTCGCGGTTCGGACTTTTTGTGTCCTTCTGCGTCCAGTGCGCGCTCTCGGTGCTGTCGGCATGCACCATCATCTCGCTGTTTGTGCCGGCGTTTGTGCCCCGCTCCACACACTGCTTTGTGCTGTTCCCGTTTAGCGTGGTTGTCATCGGCACCGGCAACATGTTCAGACTTGTCAATGCCGTGAGCCGAACGCCCGAGGAGAACCACCCCTTCACACGGCTCAAGACAGCTCTACTGGCCTCCGCGCCTCTCACAATCAAACAGGTGGCCGTGGACGTGTCCATTTTCGTCCTTGCATCGGCCGCCTCCTATTCACACTTCCCGCAGGCGTCCATGGTCTTTCTGGCGTCAGCGCTAGCCGTACTCATTGATCTGACTCTGCACTTCACCTACTTTCTGTCGGTGCTGTCAGTGGATGTCCGACGAGTCGAGCTGGAAGACCTCATCTCCACGGAGCTTCCCATTGACCGGTTCGAAAACTCGTCCGGTGAAGACGGACGACGCCTGAAGCTCCACCAGCGAGCGTTTGTGTACCTGCACCCGTCGTTCCACAATATTAAGCTGCCCTACACGACCCAGACTACCACAGCAGTCTTCATTGTGCTCTACATTGCGGCTATTCTGGTTGGATTGCCTCCCAGCCGCTACGGAGTCGACTCTGTGGCTCTGTTCACGCCCAGCATGGTCAAGTCAGTTGTTTCGCAATCCGTGGACGTCATTTCGCCGCTCATTGTGCGCAAATATGGCTCGTCAGCAACAGCCGCTTTTCTGTATTCTGACGGAGACGTGCTGTCGTACCTGCCGTCGGTTCGAATATCGTTTGCGCTGGAGTTTATCGCGTCCTTGACCTTTATTCTCTCGCTTACAGGCATCATTCTCAAGGTTATTTTGCCTCCTGAGCCAGATGCGATCGATGAGGTGCCTGTATCGGAAAATCAGTTTTTCGCCAAGGATCTCATTGGGTACCACATGCTGGACATCCTGCAAATCTACACTCAGGGCTCGCATGTACTGACCGTGTCTATGGACCGAAAAGTGTTTTTGTGGAATGCCGTTTCGGCCGGCTCACACCGTGGAACACTCGTGGACAAACCTGTGTCCATCCCCGTGCACCGCAAGTACTGGCCGCTGCACTCGTGCGAGCTCAACACGTCGCACCAGCTCGTGGCGATGTTTTCCAAGTCGCACAGCACCGTGATTGTGTTCAACTATCGCATTGGGCAGGTGGTAACATGCCTAGAATCCCCTCTCTTCAGACACAAGCCCGTGTTGGCGTTTTTCCGCAACACAGACCTGCTGGTGGTGACTTCCTGCGGTTATCTGGTGGTTGTTCACACCTCAGACGTGGATGCAGGCACCATTTCAGCTACTCGTGTGCCTGTGGATATGCTGACCAAGTCGATCACAGCTGGCCCCGGCCCCGTTCCCGACCAGCTGCATCTCGaccaccacaccatcaTCTGGGCCTCCCGCATCAATACCCCCCGCATGATGGAGCGGATCGTCATGGCGTCAGCATCCAACAAGATCTTCATTGTGTCGCCGATGCGCAAAAAGTGGATTTTCCGGGTCCTGGATCTCCAGGAGATTGGCTCTCACCACTCTGCACCCGGTCCCGGTGGCCCCATGGGGATGGGACGCTTTGCCGGCGTTCACATGATgactggaggaggtgcGGCAGCATCGCGGCAGTTCCAGTTGCCCTCCGacatggtggagttggtaGCTTTGCCGCAGCTCAACATGGTGCTCATTGGTATCAACCTGgaggtgctgctggtggaCCTGCAGACCGGCACGGTGGTCAAACGCATGCATGTGGGCCATTACAAGCGCGGAACTCTGCGGGCGTTCCACTCCAACCCCATTCATTGCCGGTTCTGTGGCTCTACGTCTATTGAGTCTATTTCGGTGGCCTACTCAGACTACGAAACTCTCGGGCTCGTCATCTGCCATACGGTAACTCTAGACTCGCGGTCCAAGTCCAACATTTGCTTGCGAGTGGAGCGAGATCCCCGAGAAATCCGATGCCTGTCGTTCGAGGCGTCGCAGGAGAAACAGCATTGGATGAGCAACGTCGAAGGTTGGGAGACGACTGGCATCAACATGATCATGGGTGTGTCGCGCAAACAGCAGCCGAACGAGGCCGACACGGGCGAGATCATCTCCTATAGCGACCCCGTGCGAGACACGTCGCTATTTGGAACGTCTGCATCTCCCTACCAGACCCCCGACTCGGTGTACTCGCGGCTCAACGCCATGAGCTCTCACAACAAGAGGCAGCTGAGCTCGGTGATTGAGAAGCGACCTCCCCTGGCAGTCACATGGGAGGGCTGGATCATGAGCGCGTCGGGCAAGGTGTCGTATTACGACATTCCCGAAACGTCGCTCATCAACCagaccaagaacaagcagcagcagagtgACAGCGGCGACTGCTCGCAAACGGTGCCTGGCGTCGGGCTGGCCACACATCTGCCCATGGGTCGTCTTCTAATCGGATCGGTGGGCCCTGTCACGCGCTACGGCACAAAGTCCATTGCCGTGGTGTTTGGAAACATCATCAAGATTCTCTATTTCGGCAACGAGGAGTCTTTTGTCGACGAGCTTACCCCCAACGAGACGGCGTCAATGCCCGGCACCCCGCTGCTGGCTCCCAAAAAATGGCGGCGAGTCTCCATGAACTCGGTCAATACAATGAATTAG
- a CDS encoding uncharacterized protein (Compare to YALI0F00990g, no similarity) → MVSITRTLLVALPLALGVTATPTDYGLVARQQQSSCVPPADIGTQADCYKKCTDAIGSFLNCNGVQSCVCNVLDTSLNVVDECITCGAIFPLVHDFIENTVIKNLLQCDNYKPPAQTPCETPSPTPSPPACDPVAAAFAADDPNIVTMCVADPATYTHNIGDLGTCITDCLYAVFRAKECNGLHSCICSALNAVVSSVAQCFKCGTLYDEIHGLVEALLIPNLLACDLDPRPSTTYVICWDGQTTAVLPSGCTSIVPSGTSLATATATTASATTSAPSSSSAPGSSSAPVTSGPQSSVESSAPASSSEASSSAPASSSPESSASSQATSSSPETSPSSSAASGTSSTGGITPITTGGQTCLPNSEIGTQDDCYKKCTDAIGSFLNCNGVQSCVCNVLDTSLNVVDECITCGAIFPLVHDFIENTVIKNLLQCDNYKPPSYTPCETAVPTPSPPVCDPVAAAFAADDPNIVTMCVADPATYTHNIGDLGTCITDCLYAVFRTKECNGLHSCICSALNAVVSSVAQCFKCGTLYDEIHGLVEALLIPNLLACNLDPRPSTTYVICWDGQTTAVLPSGCTSIVPSGTSLATATATTASATTSTAGSSSAAGSSSAAGSSSAAGSSSAAGSSSAPVTSGPQSTGETSVPASSSESSSSASVSSSPESSASAEASSSTVESNTAASSSPVSSGASGSASASSSPVTSSPASSGASSSGTLTPITTGGQTCYPNSEIGTQGDCYKKCTDAIGSFLECNGLQSCICNVLETSLNVVDECITCGAIFPLVHDFVENTVIKNLLSCDNYKPPPYTPCDTAVPTPSPPVCDPAAAFAAADPAIVTMCVADPATYTHNIGDLGTCITDCLYAIFRTKECNGLHSCVCSALNAAVSSVAQCFRCGTLYDEIQGLVETLLIPTLLGCDLDPRPSTTYVICWGGQTTAVLPSGCTSMVPSGTSLATATTVPVTSGGSATGSVTAPITSETGGAVESSTDSNGSVIGTATESGPETVTYTTTDDQGKTVTVTSCPVCESKTASASKSQATDTSEAVTVTTTDANGSTFTGIIVPPKTETITTTDQHGSTITVTVCTECTKEHPESTNVVPLPTGSDTPVIPAPDVSTQFITSAKTITLTTTDQHGSTITTTFCPVCENGGGPGPQPTSGSNPEQPGSGSGSTPGSPGSGSGSNPGSPGSGSGSNPGSPGSGSGSNPGSPGSGSGSNPGSPGSGSGSNPGSPGSGSGSNPGSPGSGSGSTPEQPGSGSGSTPQSPGSGSGSNPGSPGSGSGSNPGSPGSGSGSNPGSPGSGSGSNPGSPGSGSGSTPGSPGSGSGSTPEQPGSGSGSTPQSPGSSKPGNGIAQANEGVAVKPTMVAIAIIGLVMMV, encoded by the coding sequence ATGGTCTCTATCACAAGGACCCTCCTGGTGGCCCTCCCACTCGCCCTGGGTGTCACTGCTACCCCAACCGACTACGGCCTCGTTGCCCGACAACAGCAGAGCTCCTGTGTGCCTCCCGCCGACATTGGCACCCAGGCCGACTGCTACAAGAAGTGTACCGATGCAATTGGATCTTTCTTGAACTGCAACGGAGTGCAATCCTGTGTTTGTAACGTTCTCGATACCTCTCTTAACGTTGTGGACGAGTGTATCACCTGTGGAGCCATCTTCCCTTTGGTCCACGACTTCATTGAGAACACTgtcatcaagaacctcctccaatgCGACAATTACAAGCCTCCGGCTCAGACCCCTTGTGAAACCCCTTCTCCTACCCCCTCCCCTCCCGCCTGCGATCCCGTTGCCGCAGCCTTCGCCGCAGACGACCCCAACATTGTGACCATGTGTGTTGCTGATCCTGCCACTTACACTCACAACATTGGAGATCTGGGAACTTGCATTACTGACTGTCTGTACGCTGTTTTCCGAGCAAAGGAATGCAATGGTCTACACTCGTGTATTTGTTCCGCTCTTAACGCTGTGGTTTCGTCCGTTGCCCAGTGCTTCAAGTGTGGTACTCTTTATGACGAGATCCACGGACTTGTTGAGGCCCTTCTGATCCCTAACCTCCTTGCATGTGATCTTGATCCTCGACCTTCTACCACCTATGTCATTTGTTGGGATGGCCAGACCACTGCTGTCCTTCCCAGTGGCTGTACGTCTATTGTTCCCTCCGGAACGTCTCTGGCTACCGCTACCGCAACTACCGCCTCGGCTACCACCTCTGCGCCTAGTTCTTCCTCTGCTCCTGGTTCTTCCTCTGCTCCTGTCACTTCTGGTCCCCAGTCTTCTGTCGAGTCCAgtgctcctgcttcttcgTCTGAGGCTTCCAGCTCTGCTCCAGCTTCGAGCTCCCCTGAGTCCAGCGCCTCTTCTCAGGCCACTTCTTCCTCCCCTGAGACTAGCccttcctcttctgcagcttctggtaCATCCTCTACCGGAGGTATCACTCCAATCACCACTGGCGGCCAAACTTGTTTGCCAAACTCTGAGATTGGAACCCAGGATGATTGTTACAAGAAGTGCACAGACGCAATTGGCTCTTTCTTGAACTGCAACGGAGTGCAATCCTGTGTTTGTAACGTTCTCGATACCTCCTTGAACGTGGTGGACGAGTGCATCACCTGTGGGGCCATTTTCCCCTTGGTTCACGACTTCATTGAGAACACCGTTATCAAGAACCTTCTCCAGTGCGACAACTACAAGCCTCCTTCTTACACACCTTGCGAGACTGCCGTCCCTACTCCGTCGCCTCCTGTCTGCGATCCTGTTGCTGCAGCCTTCGCCGCAGACGACCCCAACATTGTGACCATGTGTGTTGCTGATCCTGCCACTTACACTCACAACATTGGAGATCTGGGAACTTGCATTACTGACTGTCTGTACGCTGTTTTCCGAACAAAGGAGTGCAATGGTCTGCATTCGTGTATTTGTTCCGCTCTTAACGCTGTGGTTTCGTCCGTTGCCCAGTGCTTCAAGTGTGGTACTCTTTACGACGAGATCCACGGACTTGTTGAGGCCCTTCTGATCCCCAACCTCCTTGCGTGTAATCTTGATCCTCGACCTTCTACCACCTATGTCATTTGTTGGGATGGCCAGACCACTGCCGTTCTTCCCAGTGGATGTACGTCTATTGTTCCCTCCGGCACCTCTCTGGCTACCgccacagcaacaactGCTTCGGCTACCACCTCTACTGCTGGTTCttcctctgctgctggttcttcctctgctgctggttcttcctctgctgctggttcttcctctgctgctggttcttcCTCTGCTCCTGTCACTTCTGGTCCCCAGTCGACTGGCGAGACCAGTGttcctgcttcttcttctgagtCTTCCAGCTCTGCTTCAGTTTCGAGCTCCCCTGAGTCCAGTGCTTCTGCTGAGGCCTCGTCTTCCACCGTTGAGTCTAATACAGCTGCTTCCAGCTCTCCTGTTTCTTCAGGAgcttctggatctgcttCCGCCTCTTCTTCGCCTGTTACTTCATCCCCAGCCTCCTCTGGTGCATCCTCTTCTGGTACTCTCACTCCTATCACCACTGGCGGGCAGACCTGTTATCCCAACTCTGAGATTGGAACCCAGGGTGACTGTTACAAGAAGTGTACCGATGCAATTGGTTCCTTCCTTGAGTGTAACGGCCTGCAGTCGTGTATTTGCAACGTGCTCGAGACTTCTCTGAACGTGGTTGACGAGTGTATCACTTGTGGTGCCATTTTCCCTCTCGTCCATGATTTCGTTGAGAACACTgtcatcaagaacctcCTTTCTTGTGACAACTACAAGCCTCCTCCTTACACTCCTTGCGATACTGCCGTCCCCACTCCCTCGCCTCCTGTTTGTGACCCTGCCGCCGcctttgctgctgctgaccccGCTATTGTGACCATGTGCGTCGCTGATCCAGCTACCTACACTCACAACATCGGAGATCTTGGCACCTGTATCACTGACTGTCTTTACGCAATCTTCCGAACCAAGGAGTGTAACGGCCTGCATTCTTGTGTCTGCTCGGCTCTcaatgctgctgtttcGTCTGTCGCTCAGTGTTTCCGATGTGGAACTCTCTACGACGAAATCCAAGGTCTTGTTGAGACTCTGCTGATTCCAACCCTGCTTGGATGTGACCTTGACCCCCGGCCTTCTACCACCTATGTTATCTGCTGGGGTGGTCAGACTACCGCTGTTCTCCCCAGTGGCTGCACTTCCATGGTGCCTTCCGGTACTTCTCTTGCCACTGCGACCACTGTTCCCGTTACCAGCGGAGGCTCTGCAACTGGTTCTGTTACTGCGCCCATTACATCTGAAACTGGCGGTGCTGTGGAATCTTCTACTGACAGTAACGGTTCGGTCATTGGAACTGCCACTGAGAGTGGTCCGGAGACTGTCACTTACACCACAACTGATGACCAGGGTAAGACAGTGACTGTTACTTCATGCCCTGTTTGCGAGTCCAAGACCGCCTCGGCTTCCAAGTCACAGGCCACTGATACTTCCGAGGCTGTCACTGTGACCACCACTGACGCTAATGGTTCCACGTTTACTGGCATTATTGTGCCTCCCAAGACAGAGACGATCACCACCACTGATCAGCACGGATCTACCATCACCGTCACCGTCTGCACCGAGTGCACCAAGGAGCACCCAGAGTCTACTAATGTGGTTCCTCTTCCTACCGGATCTGATACCCCTGTTATTCCTGCCCCTGATGTCTCTACCCAGTTCATCACTTCGGCGAAGACCATCACTCTGACCACCACCGATCAGCACGGAAGCACAATTACCACCACTTTCTGCCCTGTCTGCGAGAACGGCGGTGGCCCCGGTCCCCAGCCTACTTCTGGCTCTAACCCTGAGCAgcctggttctggttctggttctACTCCTGGATCccctggttctggttctggttctAACCCTGGTtctcctggatctggtTCAGGCTCTAACCCTGGTtctcctggatctggtTCAGGCTCTAACCCTGGTTCTCCcggctctggctcaggCTCTAACCCTGGTtctcctggatctggtTCAGGCTCTAACCCTGGTTCTCCcggctctggctcaggCTCTAACCCTGGTTCTCCAGGCTCTGGTTCGGGCTCCACTCCTGAGCAgcctggttctggctctggctctaCCCCCCAGtctcctggatctggttctggttctAACCCTGGTtctcctggatctggtTCAGGCTCTAACCCTGGTTCTCccggctctggctctggctctaACCCTGGTTCTCCcggctctggctcaggCTCTAACCCTGGTTCTCCTGGCTCTGGTTCAGGCTCCACTCCTGGTTCTCCAGGCTCTGGTTCGGGCTCCACTCCTGAGCAgcctggttctggctctggctctaCCCCCCAGtctcctggatcttctAAGCCTGGCAATGGTATTGCTCAGGCCAACGAGGGAGTGGCTGTCAAGCCCACCATGGTTGCCATTGCCATCATTGGTCTAGTCATGATGGTTTAA
- a CDS encoding uncharacterized protein (Compare to YALI0F01012g, uniprot|Q99155 Yarrowia lipolytica Peroxisome assembly protein PAY5 (Peroxin-2)) codes for MSSVLRLFKIGAPVPNVRVHQLDASLLDAELVDLLKNQLFKGFTNFHPEFRDKYESELVLALKLILFKLTVWDHAITYGGKLQNLKFIDSRHSSKLQIQPSVIQKLGYGILVVGGGYLWSKIEGYLLARSEDDVATDGTSVRGASAARGALKVANFASLLYSAATLGNFVAFLYTGRYATVIMRLLRIRLVPSQRTSSRQVSYEFQNRQLVWNAFTEFLIFILPLLQLPKLKRRIERKLQSLNVTRVGNVEEASEGELAHLPQKTCAICFRDEEEQEGGGGASHYSTDVTNPYQADCGHVYCYVCLVTKLAQGDGDGWNCYRCAKQVQKMKPWVDVDEAAVVGAAEMHEKVDVIEHAEDNEQEEEEFDDDDEDSNFQLMKD; via the coding sequence ATGTCTTCGGTTCTACGACTTTTCAAGATCGGAGCGCCTGTTCCCAATGTGCGTGTTCACCAGCTGGACGCATCTCTCCTCGACGCCGAGCTCGTCGATCTGCTGAAAAACCAGCTGTTCAAGGGCTTCACAAACTTCCATCCCGAATTCAGAGACAAGTACGAGTCTGAGTTGGTTCTGGCGCTCAAGCTGATTCTCTTCAAGCTGACTGTATGGGATCACGCCATCACCTACGGTGGAAAGCTGCAAAACCTCAAATTCATCGACTCACGACACTCTTCAAAGTTACAGATCCAACCCAGTGTGATCCAGAAACTCGGATACGGCATTCTAGTAGTGGGAGGCGGGTATTTGTGGTCTAAAATCGAGGGCTACCTTTTGGCGCGCTCGGAGGATGACGTGGCGACAGATGGAACCTCTGTGCGTGGAGCCAGTGCGGCTCGAGGCGCTCTCAAGGTGGCCAACTTTGCATCTCTGCTCTACTCGGCAGCCACCCTCGGCAACTTTGTGGCATTTCTGTATACTGGCCGCTACGCTACCGTGATCATGAGACTGCTACGGATCAGATTGGTGCCCTCGCAGCGAACGTCATCTCGACAGGTGTCGTACGAGTTCCAGAACAGACAGCTCGTGTGGAACGCCTTCACCGAGTTTCTCATTTTCATCCTACCGCTGCTTCAGTTGCCCAAACTCAAGCGGCGAATCGAACGCAAGCTGCAGAGTCTCAATGTGACTCGTGTGGGTaacgtggaggaggcttCTGAGGGCGAGCTGGCCCATCTGCCTCAGAAGACCTGTGCTATTTGTTTCAGGGACGAAGAGGAGCAGGAAGGAGGCGGAGGAGCGTCGCATTACTCGACAGATGTCACAAACCCCTACCAGGCAGACTGCGGACACGTGTACTGCTACGTGTGTCTAGTGACCAAGCTGGCCCAAGGGGACGGAGATGGATGGAACTGCTACCGATGCGCCAAGCAAGTGCAGAAGATGAAGCCCTGGGTGGATGTGGACGAGGCCGCTGTGGttggagcagcagagatGCACGAGAAGGTTGACGTTATTGAGCATGCTGAGGACAATGAacaagaggaggaggagtttgatgatgatgacgaggacAGCAACTTTCAGCTTATGAAAGATTAA